The proteins below are encoded in one region of Winogradskyella helgolandensis:
- a CDS encoding EamA family transporter: MKLTKERLYIILSFFSIYVIWGSTYLLNKILVSQLAPLYAASIRFITASILIFTIAKFLKIPLKITKPQIRNTAIAGFLFLTIGNGLVVWALQFVDSGFAALEISAQPLVVLILLRIFEGKKIQPMSILGVIIGCIGIYLLVSQREMISQEGMITGMIMIFICMLSWAYCSLFVSKADLPSNFFVNTGYQMLFGGGMLLIGSLIVREERLPFSSWNTEIINSMGMLIIFGSIVAFTAFNYLLSKVSPEKVATSTYVNPIVALLLGWYFLKENISLQSIIAAAVLLTGVYFINTKKALTIFKRFNKNV; the protein is encoded by the coding sequence ATGAAATTGACAAAAGAGCGTCTTTACATAATACTATCATTTTTTTCAATTTATGTTATTTGGGGATCCACGTATCTGTTGAATAAAATTTTAGTTAGTCAATTAGCTCCATTATACGCTGCTTCTATTCGATTTATTACAGCAAGTATCTTGATTTTCACTATTGCAAAATTTTTAAAAATTCCATTGAAAATCACAAAGCCTCAAATACGAAATACAGCAATTGCTGGTTTTTTATTTTTAACCATAGGGAATGGCTTAGTCGTTTGGGCACTACAATTTGTCGATAGTGGTTTTGCCGCTCTAGAAATTTCGGCACAACCTTTAGTCGTCCTAATTCTATTGCGAATTTTTGAAGGCAAAAAAATTCAACCTATGTCTATTTTAGGTGTAATTATTGGATGTATTGGGATTTACTTATTAGTCAGTCAACGCGAAATGATTAGCCAAGAAGGCATGATAACTGGGATGATTATGATTTTTATTTGTATGCTGAGCTGGGCCTATTGTAGTCTCTTTGTTTCAAAAGCCGACCTACCTTCAAACTTTTTTGTTAATACAGGTTACCAAATGCTATTTGGAGGTGGTATGTTATTAATTGGCAGCCTTATTGTTAGAGAAGAACGACTCCCATTTTCTAGCTGGAATACTGAAATCATCAACTCCATGGGAATGCTTATCATTTTTGGAAGTATTGTGGCTTTCACGGCGTTTAATTACTTATTAAGCAAAGTATCTCCGGAAAAAGTAGCGACTTCAACATATGTTAATCCGATTGTAGCCTTACTCTTAGGATGGTATTTTTTAAAAGAGAATATTTCCTTACAGTCAATAATTGCAGCAGCTGTATTACTTACTGGAGTATATTTTATAAACACCAAAAAAGCACTTACAATTTTTAAGAGATTTAATAAAAACGTATAA
- a CDS encoding aminopeptidase P family protein, whose translation MKYNLINSNLFIKNRENFKNKMVSNSLAVFNSNDIYPIGADSTMPFQQDRNIFYLSGVDQEESILVLFPDCPNPKHRELLFLTETNEHIAIWEGEKLTKEKAFETSGIKTVYWLQDFDKIMKEIMSQADTIYINTNEHYRANVATETREARFNKKIKAQFPAHKVEKSNPILQRLRSVKDPIELDLIQQACNITEKGFRRVLKFTKPGVWEYNLEAEFMHEFLNNRSKGFAYTPIVGSGNNANVLHYIENNQQCKAGDLILIDAGAEYANYASDMTRTIPVSGKFNNRQKDVYNAVNRVKNEATKMLVPGTLWEQYHVEVGKIMTSELLGLGLLDKADVQNENKDWPAYKKYFMHGTSHHMGLDTHDYGILTEPMLANMVFTVEPGIYIPDEGFGIRLEDDVVIQKTGEPFNLMRDIPIEIEEIEDIMNS comes from the coding sequence ATGAAATACAATTTAATTAATTCCAATCTTTTCATAAAAAACAGAGAAAACTTCAAAAACAAAATGGTTAGCAACAGTTTAGCTGTTTTTAACTCTAATGATATTTACCCAATTGGTGCAGACAGCACTATGCCTTTTCAACAAGATAGGAATATATTTTATTTAAGTGGAGTGGATCAAGAAGAAAGTATTTTAGTGCTTTTTCCAGACTGCCCAAACCCAAAACATCGTGAGCTTTTATTTTTAACTGAAACCAATGAACATATTGCTATTTGGGAAGGTGAAAAACTAACCAAAGAAAAAGCTTTTGAAACCTCAGGTATTAAAACCGTGTATTGGCTGCAAGATTTCGACAAAATCATGAAAGAAATCATGTCGCAAGCAGATACTATCTATATAAACACAAACGAACATTATCGAGCCAACGTGGCAACTGAGACACGCGAGGCTCGTTTTAATAAAAAAATAAAAGCACAATTCCCTGCTCATAAAGTTGAAAAGAGCAATCCCATTTTACAACGTTTACGCTCTGTAAAAGATCCAATAGAATTAGATCTTATACAGCAAGCTTGTAACATTACTGAAAAAGGATTCAGACGCGTTTTAAAATTTACAAAACCCGGTGTTTGGGAATATAACTTGGAAGCCGAATTTATGCACGAATTCTTAAACAATCGCTCAAAAGGTTTTGCCTATACACCTATTGTCGGCTCCGGAAATAATGCCAACGTCTTACATTATATTGAAAACAACCAACAATGTAAAGCTGGCGATTTAATATTAATTGATGCTGGTGCAGAATATGCTAATTATGCTAGCGATATGACCCGTACAATTCCGGTTTCAGGGAAATTCAACAACAGACAAAAAGACGTTTATAACGCTGTAAATCGTGTAAAAAACGAAGCTACAAAAATGCTTGTTCCTGGTACATTATGGGAACAATACCATGTTGAAGTTGGAAAAATAATGACCTCGGAACTTTTAGGTTTAGGCTTATTAGACAAAGCAGATGTGCAAAACGAAAACAAAGATTGGCCAGCATATAAAAAATACTTTATGCATGGCACATCACATCATATGGGATTAGACACTCATGATTACGGAATTCTAACTGAACCGATGCTAGCCAATATGGTGTTTACTGTTGAGCCTGGAATTTACATTCCGGATGAAGGTTTTGGTATTCGTTTAGAAGATGATGTGGTAATTCAAAAAACGGGAGAACCTTTTAATTTAATGCGGGATATTCCTATTGAAATAGAAGAGATTGAGGATATTATGAATTCTTAA